A genomic window from Mesorhizobium sp. CAU 1732 includes:
- the ptsP gene encoding phosphoenolpyruvate--protein phosphotransferase, producing the protein MRDTAAGPRLLLRRLRELMAEALEPQARLDLIVHHIAQNMVAEVCSLYVLRADSMLELYATEGLNPGSVHLAQLRLGQGLVGTIAASARPLNLSEAQKHPAFAYLPETGEEIYNSFLGVPVLRAGRTLGVLVVQNKTMRQYREDEVEALETTAMVIAELIATGDLSRLTRPGIELDMSRPVSISGMGFNEGVGLGHVVLHEPRIVVTNLFNEDSDEELVRLEEALGSLRLSIDDMLSRREVAFEGEHREVLEAYRMFANDRGWVRRLEEAIRNGLTAEAAVEKVQSDMRARMMHMTDPYLRERMSDFDDLANRLLRMLMGRGPNELAGMLPRDAIVVARSMGAAELLDYPREKLRGLILEDGAVTSHVVIVARAMGIPVTGQMKGAVSMSENGDAIIVDGDEGMMHLRPQADVEAAYAEKVRFRARRQELYRELRDMPSVTKDDVRIDLMMNAGLAVDLPQLAESGAAGIGLFRTELQFMIASTFPRAEAQERLYRDVLTAARDKPVTFRTIDIGGDKVLPYFKGAGQEENPALGWRAVRLTLDRPGLLRTQMRALLKAAGGRELRVMLPMVTEIGEIRQTREIIDREVRHLSRFAHHLPTTLKLGAMIEVPSLLWQLDELMSMVDFVSVGSNDLFQFITATDRGNTQLAGRFDPISVPFLRVLRQIAEAGVKTGTSVTLCGELAGRPISAMALLGVGYRSISMSPAAIGPVKAMLRELPLAKLTAHLAETLDSHGSEANIRSLLQGFAADHDIPL; encoded by the coding sequence ATGCGTGACACGGCCGCAGGCCCACGCCTTTTGCTGAGACGGCTCCGCGAACTTATGGCGGAAGCGCTCGAACCGCAGGCGCGGCTCGACCTGATCGTGCACCATATCGCCCAGAACATGGTCGCCGAAGTCTGCTCGCTCTACGTGCTGCGCGCCGATTCGATGCTCGAACTCTACGCCACCGAGGGTCTCAACCCCGGGTCGGTCCACTTGGCGCAGCTTCGGCTGGGGCAGGGCCTCGTCGGTACGATCGCGGCCAGCGCCCGGCCGCTCAACCTGTCGGAAGCGCAGAAGCACCCGGCCTTCGCCTACCTCCCGGAAACGGGCGAGGAAATCTACAATTCGTTCCTCGGCGTGCCCGTTCTTCGCGCCGGCCGCACGCTCGGCGTGCTGGTCGTGCAGAACAAGACCATGCGCCAGTATCGCGAGGACGAGGTCGAGGCGCTGGAAACGACCGCCATGGTCATCGCCGAACTGATCGCGACCGGTGATCTTTCGCGGCTGACGCGCCCCGGCATCGAGCTCGATATGTCGCGTCCGGTCTCGATCTCGGGCATGGGCTTCAACGAAGGCGTCGGGCTCGGCCATGTGGTCCTGCACGAGCCGCGCATCGTCGTCACCAACCTCTTCAACGAGGATTCGGACGAGGAACTGGTGCGGCTCGAAGAGGCGCTCGGCTCGCTGCGGCTTTCCATCGACGACATGCTGTCGCGGCGCGAGGTCGCCTTCGAGGGCGAGCATCGCGAGGTTCTCGAAGCCTACCGCATGTTCGCGAACGATCGCGGCTGGGTGCGCCGTCTCGAAGAGGCGATCCGCAACGGCCTGACCGCTGAAGCGGCGGTCGAGAAGGTCCAGAGCGACATGCGCGCGCGCATGATGCACATGACCGACCCCTATCTGCGCGAGCGGATGAGCGATTTCGACGATCTCGCAAATCGCCTGCTGCGCATGCTCATGGGGCGCGGCCCGAACGAGCTTGCCGGCATGCTGCCGCGCGATGCGATCGTGGTGGCGCGCTCGATGGGGGCCGCCGAACTGCTCGACTATCCGCGCGAGAAGCTGCGTGGGCTCATCCTCGAAGACGGCGCCGTCACGAGCCACGTGGTCATCGTCGCGCGCGCCATGGGCATCCCGGTCACCGGCCAGATGAAGGGCGCGGTGTCGATGTCGGAAAACGGCGATGCGATCATCGTCGACGGCGACGAAGGCATGATGCATCTGCGGCCGCAGGCCGACGTGGAAGCCGCCTACGCCGAGAAAGTCAGGTTCCGCGCGCGGCGTCAGGAACTCTACCGCGAACTGCGCGACATGCCGTCCGTCACCAAGGACGACGTGCGCATCGACCTGATGATGAATGCCGGCCTCGCCGTCGACCTGCCGCAACTCGCCGAATCGGGCGCTGCCGGCATCGGCCTCTTCCGCACCGAACTCCAGTTCATGATCGCATCGACCTTCCCGCGCGCCGAAGCGCAGGAGCGGCTTTACCGCGACGTGCTGACGGCGGCGCGCGACAAGCCGGTGACCTTCCGGACCATCGACATCGGCGGCGACAAGGTGCTGCCCTACTTCAAGGGCGCGGGGCAGGAGGAAAATCCGGCACTCGGCTGGCGCGCCGTGCGCCTGACGCTCGATCGCCCCGGCCTGTTGCGTACCCAGATGCGCGCGCTTCTGAAGGCTGCCGGGGGGCGCGAATTGCGCGTCATGCTGCCGATGGTGACCGAGATTGGCGAAATCCGCCAGACGCGCGAGATCATCGACCGCGAGGTCCGGCATCTGTCGCGCTTCGCGCATCATTTGCCGACCACGCTCAAGCTCGGGGCGATGATCGAGGTGCCGTCGCTGCTCTGGCAGCTCGACGAACTGATGAGCATGGTGGATTTCGTGTCCGTCGGATCGAACGACCTGTTCCAGTTCATCACCGCGACCGATCGTGGCAACACCCAGCTCGCCGGCCGTTTCGACCCGATTTCGGTGCCGTTCCTGCGCGTACTCCGGCAGATCGCTGAGGCCGGCGTGAAGACCGGGACCTCGGTGACCTTGTGCGGCGAACTGGCCGGACGGCCGATTTCCGCGATGGCGCTCCTCGGCGTCGGCTACCGCTCGATATCGATGTCTCCGGCGGCGATCGGCCCGGTCAAGGCGATGCTGCGCGAACTGCCGCTCGCCAAGCTCACCGCGCATCTCGCCGAGACCCTGGATTCGCATGGAAGCGAAGCAAATATCCGCAGCCTGCTGCAGGGCTTTGCCGCCGACCACGACATACCTCTTTGA
- a CDS encoding aspartate kinase, whose amino-acid sequence MARIVMKFGGTSVADIARIRNVARHVKREVDAGHEVAVVVSAMSGKTNELVGWTREASPMHDAREYDAVVASGEQVTAGLLAIVLQSIGVHARSWQGWQIPIKTDGAHGAARIKEIDGSFLIKRFGEGQVAVIAGFQGIAPDNRISTLGRGGSDTSAVAIAAAVKADRCDIYTDVDGVYTTDPRIEPKARRLSRISFEEMLEMASLGAKVLQVRSVELAMVHKVRTFVRSSFEDPDAPGMGDFDNPPGTLICDEDEIVEQQVVTGIAYAKDEAQISLRRVADRPGVAGGIFGPLAEANINVDMIVQNISEDGAFTDMTFTVPSGDVAKALAVLEKVKKTVGFDVVQHDDGMSKVSVIGIGMRSHAGVAATAFTALSEKGINIRAITTSEIKISILIDGPYTELAVRTLHSVYGLDKQ is encoded by the coding sequence ATGGCGCGTATCGTGATGAAATTCGGTGGGACTTCGGTCGCCGACATCGCCCGCATCCGCAATGTGGCGCGTCACGTCAAACGTGAGGTCGACGCGGGCCACGAAGTCGCCGTCGTCGTCTCGGCGATGTCTGGCAAGACCAACGAACTCGTCGGATGGACCCGCGAAGCCTCGCCCATGCACGATGCGCGCGAATACGACGCCGTCGTCGCATCGGGCGAACAGGTCACCGCCGGGCTTCTGGCGATCGTGCTTCAGTCGATCGGCGTGCATGCCCGCTCGTGGCAGGGCTGGCAGATCCCGATCAAGACGGACGGCGCGCATGGTGCCGCCCGCATCAAGGAGATCGACGGGTCGTTCCTGATCAAGCGGTTCGGCGAGGGGCAGGTCGCCGTCATCGCCGGCTTCCAGGGCATCGCGCCCGACAACCGCATATCGACGCTGGGCCGTGGCGGCTCTGACACGAGCGCGGTCGCGATCGCGGCCGCCGTGAAGGCGGACCGCTGCGACATCTACACCGACGTCGATGGCGTCTACACCACGGACCCGCGCATCGAGCCGAAGGCGCGCCGCCTGTCTCGCATTTCCTTCGAGGAAATGCTGGAAATGGCGTCGCTCGGCGCCAAGGTGCTGCAGGTGCGCTCGGTCGAACTGGCCATGGTGCACAAGGTTCGGACTTTCGTGCGTTCATCATTCGAGGATCCGGACGCACCCGGCATGGGCGATTTCGACAATCCGCCCGGAACCCTCATTTGCGACGAGGATGAAATCGTGGAACAGCAAGTCGTCACCGGCATCGCCTACGCCAAGGACGAGGCACAGATATCGCTGCGCCGCGTCGCGGACCGCCCCGGCGTCGCCGGCGGTATTTTCGGGCCGCTGGCCGAGGCCAACATCAATGTCGACATGATCGTCCAGAACATCTCGGAGGACGGCGCGTTCACCGACATGACCTTCACCGTGCCCTCTGGCGACGTCGCCAAGGCGCTCGCCGTGCTCGAAAAGGTCAAGAAAACCGTCGGTTTCGACGTGGTTCAGCACGATGACGGCATGTCCAAGGTGTCGGTCATCGGCATCGGCATGCGCAGCCATGCAGGTGTCGCCGCGACCGCGTTCACGGCGCTGTCGGAGAAGGGCATCAACATCCGCGCGATCACGACATCCGAGATCAAGATTTCGATCCTGATCGACGGACCATACACAGAACTCGCGGTTCGGACTTTGCATTCCGTCTACGGTCTGGATAAGCAGTAG
- a CDS encoding ABC transporter permease: MNLHAIKSIYMFEMSRTFRTIMQSIISPVISTSLYFVVFGAAIGSRIEEIGGVSYGTFIVPGLIMMSLLTLSISNASFGIYFPKFTGTIYEILSAPISHLEIVVAYVGAAATKSVMIGLVILATAALFVPLHIQHPFMMMLFLVLTAVSFSLFGFIIGIWADGFEKLQIIPLLIVMPLAFLGGTFYSIDMLPPLWQTISLGNPVVYLVSGFRWSFIGTSDVSVGMSLVMTFAFLGVCLAIITWMFRTGYKLKT; this comes from the coding sequence ATGAACCTCCACGCCATCAAGTCGATCTACATGTTCGAGATGTCGCGCACCTTCCGCACGATCATGCAGAGCATCATCTCGCCGGTCATCTCGACCTCGCTTTATTTCGTGGTGTTCGGCGCCGCCATCGGCTCGCGCATCGAGGAAATCGGCGGCGTCAGCTACGGCACGTTCATCGTGCCCGGCCTCATCATGATGTCGCTTCTGACGCTGTCGATCTCCAACGCGTCCTTCGGCATCTATTTCCCGAAATTCACCGGCACGATCTACGAGATCCTGTCGGCACCGATCTCGCATCTGGAGATCGTGGTCGCCTATGTCGGGGCGGCGGCGACCAAGTCGGTCATGATCGGCCTCGTCATCCTGGCCACGGCCGCCCTGTTCGTTCCGCTGCACATCCAGCATCCGTTCATGATGATGCTGTTCCTGGTGCTGACGGCCGTCTCCTTCAGCCTGTTCGGCTTCATCATCGGCATCTGGGCGGACGGTTTCGAGAAGCTGCAGATCATCCCGCTCCTGATCGTCATGCCGCTCGCCTTCCTGGGTGGCACGTTCTACTCGATCGACATGCTCCCGCCGCTCTGGCAGACGATCTCGCTCGGCAATCCGGTGGTTTATCTGGTCAGCGGATTCCGCTGGAGCTTCATCGGCACATCGGATGTGAGCGTCGGCATGAGCCTTGTGATGACGTTCGCCTTCCTCGGCGTCTGCCTCGCCATCATCACCTGGATGTTCAGGACCGGATACAAGCTGAAGACCTGA
- a CDS encoding ABC transporter ATP-binding protein — translation MQPAVSIQNLSKTYASGFSALKGVSLDVQRGEIFALLGPNGAGKTTLIGIVCGTVNLTSGVVKVDGHDILTDYRKTRSLIGLVPQEVSIDAFESVWATVSFSRGLFGRSANPAHIEKVLRSLSLWEKKDEKVINLSGGMKRRVMIAKALSHEPEILFLDEPTAGVDVELRRDMWALVRSLRETGVTIILTTHYIEEAEEMADRIGVISKGEIILVEDKTTLMRNLGRKQLTLELPEPIDAIPDSLASYGLELADGGRQLIYSYETHGERTGITSLLGDFAKAGLRFRDLETRQSSLEDIFVGLVKERA, via the coding sequence ATGCAACCCGCAGTTTCCATACAGAATCTTTCGAAGACATATGCGTCCGGTTTTTCCGCCCTGAAGGGCGTCAGCCTCGATGTGCAGAGGGGTGAAATCTTCGCTCTTCTCGGGCCGAACGGGGCGGGAAAGACCACGCTCATCGGCATTGTTTGCGGCACCGTCAATCTGACGAGCGGTGTGGTAAAGGTCGATGGGCACGACATTCTCACGGACTACCGCAAGACGCGATCGCTGATCGGATTGGTGCCGCAGGAGGTGTCGATTGACGCCTTCGAGTCGGTCTGGGCGACGGTTTCGTTCAGCCGCGGCCTGTTCGGGCGGAGCGCCAACCCGGCGCATATCGAAAAAGTGCTGCGCTCGCTGTCGCTGTGGGAGAAGAAGGACGAGAAGGTCATCAACCTCTCCGGCGGCATGAAGCGGCGCGTCATGATCGCCAAGGCCTTGTCCCACGAACCGGAAATCCTGTTCCTCGACGAGCCGACCGCAGGCGTCGACGTGGAGCTTCGCCGCGATATGTGGGCGCTGGTGCGCTCGCTGCGCGAGACCGGCGTCACGATCATCCTGACCACGCATTACATCGAGGAAGCCGAGGAGATGGCCGACCGCATCGGCGTCATCTCCAAGGGCGAGATCATCCTCGTCGAGGACAAGACGACGCTGATGCGCAATCTCGGCCGCAAGCAGCTCACGCTGGAACTGCCCGAGCCGATCGACGCCATACCGGACTCGCTGGCCTCCTACGGGCTGGAACTCGCCGATGGCGGCCGCCAGCTTATCTATTCCTATGAAACCCACGGCGAACGCACCGGCATCACGTCGCTTCTCGGCGATTTCGCGAAGGCAGGCTTGCGGTTCCGCGACCTGGAAACCCGGCAAAGCTCGCTGGAAGACATTTTCGTCGGTCTCGTGAAAGAACGCGCATGA
- the ubiG gene encoding bifunctional 2-polyprenyl-6-hydroxyphenol methylase/3-demethylubiquinol 3-O-methyltransferase UbiG → MPEANRTTIDDGEIERFSAMAAEWWDPNGKFRPLHKFNPIRLSYIRDHVAARFGRDPRAAKPFEGLRFLDIGCGGGLLCEPMARLGAEVVGADASETNIEVAKLHAAESGVTIDYRATTSEALAEAGEQFDVILNMEVVEHVADVDLFIESCAQMVKPGGIMFVATINRTLKALGLAIVGAEYVLRWLPRGTHQYGKLVRPEELERALAAAGMTITDRTGVTYNPLGDRWQRSTDLDVNYMVLAEKAAQ, encoded by the coding sequence ATGCCGGAAGCCAACCGAACGACGATCGACGACGGTGAAATAGAGCGCTTTTCGGCCATGGCAGCCGAGTGGTGGGACCCCAACGGCAAGTTCCGCCCGCTGCACAAATTCAACCCGATTCGGCTGTCCTACATACGCGACCACGTCGCAGCCCGCTTCGGGCGCGATCCGCGCGCGGCCAAGCCGTTCGAAGGTCTTCGCTTCCTCGACATCGGCTGCGGCGGCGGACTGTTGTGCGAGCCGATGGCGCGGCTTGGCGCCGAAGTGGTCGGCGCGGACGCGTCGGAGACCAACATCGAAGTGGCAAAACTGCATGCGGCCGAGAGCGGGGTGACGATCGATTATCGCGCCACGACCTCGGAAGCGCTGGCCGAAGCCGGCGAGCAGTTCGACGTCATCCTCAACATGGAAGTTGTCGAGCATGTCGCCGATGTCGATCTTTTCATCGAAAGCTGCGCGCAGATGGTCAAGCCGGGCGGCATCATGTTCGTCGCCACCATCAACCGCACCCTGAAGGCACTCGGCCTGGCGATCGTCGGCGCGGAATACGTCCTGCGCTGGCTGCCGCGCGGCACGCACCAATATGGCAAGCTGGTTCGGCCCGAAGAGCTCGAACGCGCGCTGGCCGCCGCCGGCATGACGATCACCGACCGCACCGGCGTGACCTACAACCCCCTCGGCGACCGCTGGCAGCGCTCCACCGATCTGGACGTCAACTACATGGTTCTGGCGGAGAAGGCGGCGCAGTAG
- a CDS encoding LysE family translocator, giving the protein MDLAIPSATNLSLFVSATLVLLLVPGPAVLYIFARSVEQGRSAGLVSILGIHSATLVHVVAAAVGLSALLASSALAFSVVKYAGAAYLIWLGLKKLFGPSDIPDVEGGLPTRSRMRLFREGFVVNLLNPKTALFFLAFLPQFVEVDRGHVAMQIAFLGILYTAIGVLTDGAYALAAGTAGNWLKRSPVYLKAERWVSGFVYIGLGLTAAFAGNQKK; this is encoded by the coding sequence ATGGATCTGGCAATTCCCAGCGCAACGAATCTCAGCTTGTTCGTCAGCGCAACGCTCGTGCTGCTTCTCGTGCCGGGACCGGCAGTTCTTTACATCTTCGCGCGCTCGGTCGAGCAGGGTCGCTCTGCCGGCCTCGTTTCGATCCTTGGCATCCATTCGGCCACGCTTGTTCATGTCGTCGCTGCCGCCGTGGGATTGTCGGCGCTCCTGGCATCGTCCGCGCTCGCCTTCAGCGTCGTGAAGTATGCTGGTGCGGCCTACCTGATCTGGCTTGGTCTCAAAAAGCTCTTCGGCCCATCGGACATTCCCGACGTCGAGGGCGGTTTACCGACGCGCAGCCGTATGCGCCTCTTTCGCGAGGGCTTTGTAGTCAACCTCCTCAACCCGAAGACAGCGCTGTTCTTTCTCGCTTTCCTGCCGCAGTTCGTTGAGGTCGACCGCGGCCATGTGGCAATGCAGATCGCTTTTCTCGGGATTCTCTACACTGCGATTGGCGTTCTGACGGATGGTGCCTACGCACTTGCTGCCGGCACGGCCGGCAACTGGCTGAAGCGCAGTCCCGTTTACCTCAAGGCTGAACGCTGGGTCAGTGGTTTCGTCTATATCGGCCTTGGCTTGACGGCTGCCTTTGCGGGCAATCAAAAGAAATAG
- a CDS encoding DUF1178 family protein: protein MIRFSLSCDHEHEFDGWFRNGDDFETQLKRGLVSCPVCHSAKVEKTLMAPAVSTGRKREKMALAIGAEQRKALAQLKAIAEKVRENADYVGDKFAEEARKIHFGETDTRGIYGEATLEEAKGLIEDGIEFVPLPTFPDDRN from the coding sequence ATGATCCGCTTTTCGCTGTCCTGTGACCATGAGCACGAGTTCGACGGCTGGTTCCGCAACGGAGACGATTTCGAAACCCAGTTGAAGCGCGGGCTTGTCTCGTGCCCGGTCTGCCACTCGGCGAAGGTGGAAAAGACCCTGATGGCGCCCGCGGTTTCCACCGGGCGAAAGCGCGAGAAGATGGCGTTGGCGATCGGCGCAGAGCAGCGCAAGGCGCTGGCGCAGTTGAAGGCCATCGCCGAAAAGGTGCGCGAAAACGCCGACTATGTCGGCGACAAATTCGCGGAAGAAGCCCGCAAGATCCATTTCGGCGAAACCGACACGCGCGGCATCTACGGCGAAGCGACCCTCGAGGAAGCCAAAGGCCTCATCGAGGACGGCATCGAATTCGTGCCGCTCCCGACCTTTCCTGACGATAGGAACTAG
- a CDS encoding carbon-nitrogen hydrolase family protein, translating into MTTVKVAALQMRSGMDPARNVADFEALVREAAGKGAAYVQSPEMTGALLRDRVELMALIKPEADDPVAHKAAALAGELGIHVHVGSTAIARPDGKVANRGFLFGPDGAKIASYDKIHMFDVDLDNGESWRESSTYEPGTCGTIVDLPFGRLGMAVCYDVRFPELFRAQALAGAQILTMPAAFTRQTGEAHWHVLQRARAIENGAFVITAAQGGTHEDGRETYGHSLIVDPWGRIVAEADHDEPAVVLAEIDLAASTQARQKVPNLKNIRDFEVALARVDTRHRQAS; encoded by the coding sequence ATGACGACGGTGAAGGTTGCGGCACTGCAGATGCGCTCGGGCATGGACCCTGCGCGCAACGTGGCGGATTTCGAGGCGCTGGTACGCGAGGCGGCCGGTAAGGGGGCTGCCTATGTGCAGTCGCCCGAGATGACGGGTGCGCTCCTGCGCGACCGCGTGGAACTCATGGCGCTGATCAAGCCTGAGGCGGACGATCCCGTCGCCCACAAGGCGGCAGCGCTTGCCGGCGAACTCGGCATCCATGTCCATGTCGGCTCGACCGCCATCGCCCGCCCGGATGGCAAGGTGGCCAATCGCGGTTTCCTGTTCGGACCGGACGGCGCGAAGATCGCGTCCTATGACAAGATCCACATGTTCGACGTCGATCTCGACAATGGCGAAAGCTGGCGCGAATCGTCGACCTATGAGCCCGGAACCTGCGGCACGATCGTCGATCTGCCGTTCGGCCGGTTGGGTATGGCCGTCTGCTACGACGTGCGCTTTCCGGAACTGTTTCGCGCACAGGCGCTCGCAGGCGCTCAGATCCTGACCATGCCGGCAGCCTTCACGCGCCAGACTGGCGAGGCGCATTGGCATGTGCTCCAGCGCGCCCGTGCGATCGAGAACGGGGCCTTCGTCATCACCGCCGCGCAGGGCGGCACGCACGAAGACGGCCGCGAGACCTACGGCCATTCCCTGATCGTCGATCCATGGGGCCGGATCGTCGCCGAAGCCGACCATGACGAGCCGGCCGTCGTGCTGGCGGAGATCGATTTGGCCGCTTCGACGCAGGCGCGCCAGAAAGTGCCCAACCTCAAGAACATCCGCGATTTCGAGGTCGCGCTCGCCAGAGTCGATACCCGGCACAGGCAGGCATCATGA
- the grxC gene encoding glutaredoxin 3, with translation MTDVTIYTRVMCGYCAAAKRLLDSKGVAYTEHDASFSPELRQEMITRAKGGSTFPQIFIGDIHVGGSDDLHALERAGKLDAMLAGAQG, from the coding sequence ATGACGGACGTAACCATCTATACGCGCGTGATGTGCGGATACTGCGCGGCGGCAAAGCGCCTGCTCGATTCCAAGGGCGTGGCCTATACCGAGCACGATGCGAGTTTTTCGCCGGAACTGCGGCAGGAGATGATCACGCGCGCCAAGGGCGGCAGCACCTTCCCGCAAATTTTCATCGGCGATATCCATGTCGGCGGCTCCGACGACCTTCATGCGCTGGAGCGTGCGGGCAAGCTCGACGCGATGCTCGCCGGCGCGCAAGGATAG
- a CDS encoding ComF family protein: MQAALRWPASVLFPPMCGGCRRLVTQPGALCGKCWPRLRFIERPWCEVLGTPFTHDMGEGSVSPEAIANPPPFSRARSAVVYSGVAREMVQGLKFRDRTELAPWMARWMVRAGADLLADADFIVPVPLHRRRFFVRRFNQSAELARTICDLSGKRFAPELVARIKATKQQVGLGAREREDNVRGAFRVDPRSKAALAGRRVLVVDDVYTTGTTVYALAKALKRGGAGDVDVLTFARVLPGDFRRDEAETI, from the coding sequence ATGCAGGCAGCACTCCGCTGGCCTGCGAGCGTGTTGTTTCCGCCGATGTGCGGCGGATGCAGGCGGCTGGTCACGCAGCCGGGTGCCCTGTGCGGCAAATGCTGGCCCAGGCTTCGGTTCATCGAGCGTCCGTGGTGCGAGGTACTCGGCACGCCGTTCACCCATGACATGGGCGAGGGCAGCGTCTCGCCGGAGGCGATCGCCAACCCGCCGCCCTTTTCGCGCGCCCGGTCCGCGGTCGTGTATTCGGGTGTCGCGCGCGAGATGGTGCAGGGGCTGAAGTTTCGCGACCGGACCGAGCTTGCGCCGTGGATGGCGCGCTGGATGGTGCGGGCGGGCGCGGACCTGCTCGCGGACGCGGATTTCATCGTGCCGGTGCCGCTGCATCGCAGGCGTTTCTTCGTCCGGCGTTTCAACCAGTCCGCCGAGCTTGCGCGGACGATCTGCGATCTCTCCGGCAAGCGCTTCGCGCCGGAGCTTGTGGCGCGCATCAAGGCGACGAAGCAGCAGGTGGGGCTCGGGGCTCGCGAACGCGAAGACAATGTGCGCGGGGCGTTTCGCGTCGATCCCCGATCGAAGGCGGCACTTGCCGGCCGACGGGTCCTCGTCGTCGATGACGTATACACGACCGGAACCACGGTCTACGCGCTGGCCAAGGCCCTGAAACGCGGTGGCGCCGGTGATGTCGACGTGCTCACCTTCGCGCGGGTGCTTCCGGGGGACTTCCGGCGGGACGAAGCCGAGACTATATGA
- a CDS encoding methyltransferase domain-containing protein — protein MDPIFDHQSLAANRRRARHIGDEGAAFLMNRAADDLADRLSTVGRQFARAAILSPAADAAAAVLRASGKVTDIVEPKDIEPEVLALDAESIDLAISLYGLHAMNDVPGMLVQIRRALRPDGLFLGCMAGSGTLGELRDALLAAETELSGGASPRVFPFADVRDAGALLQRAGFALPVADIETVTVRYETMFGLMRDLRAMGAANALVARSRKPAPRALFMRAAEIYAERFSDDDGRIRATFSTIWLSGWAPHASQQKPSARGSATVSLTQVLGKETGKP, from the coding sequence ATGGACCCGATCTTCGATCATCAGAGCCTGGCGGCAAACAGGCGGCGCGCGCGGCACATCGGCGATGAGGGCGCGGCCTTCCTGATGAACCGCGCCGCCGACGACCTCGCGGACCGCCTCTCGACGGTCGGCCGGCAGTTCGCGCGCGCGGCAATCCTGTCTCCGGCAGCAGACGCCGCAGCCGCCGTTCTCAGGGCGAGCGGAAAGGTGACGGATATCGTGGAGCCGAAGGACATCGAACCGGAAGTGCTGGCGCTCGACGCGGAAAGCATCGACCTCGCGATTTCGCTCTACGGACTGCACGCCATGAACGACGTTCCGGGCATGCTGGTCCAAATCCGCCGGGCTCTGAGGCCAGACGGGCTTTTCCTGGGCTGCATGGCGGGATCGGGTACGCTGGGCGAGCTTCGCGACGCGCTGCTCGCAGCCGAGACCGAGCTGTCGGGTGGCGCCAGCCCCCGTGTCTTTCCATTCGCGGATGTCCGCGACGCCGGCGCGCTGCTGCAACGCGCGGGCTTTGCGCTTCCCGTCGCCGATATCGAGACGGTCACCGTGCGTTATGAGACCATGTTCGGCCTGATGCGCGACCTGCGCGCGATGGGCGCGGCCAATGCGCTGGTCGCCCGCAGCAGGAAGCCCGCGCCTCGCGCGCTTTTCATGCGGGCGGCAGAGATTTATGCGGAGCGGTTTTCCGACGATGACGGCCGCATCCGGGCGACGTTCTCGACGATCTGGCTGTCGGGCTGGGCACCACATGCCTCGCAGCAAAAGCCATCGGCACGCGGCAGCGCGACCGTGTCCCTGACGCAGGTGCTTGGGAAGGAAACCGGGAAGCCGTAG
- a CDS encoding Flp family type IVb pilin, with amino-acid sequence MMKAFLKDESGATVVEYGLIIAVLSLAIMGGFSSAVNVIQGNFEISADIMENAVKK; translated from the coding sequence ATGATGAAAGCGTTCCTGAAGGACGAGAGCGGCGCAACCGTTGTTGAATACGGGCTCATCATCGCTGTCTTGTCGCTGGCGATCATGGGCGGTTTCAGCAGTGCAGTGAATGTCATCCAGGGCAATTTCGAGATTTCGGCCGACATCATGGAGAATGCCGTCAAGAAGTGA
- a CDS encoding (deoxy)nucleoside triphosphate pyrophosphohydrolase, which translates to MSEPKKLLLVAACALVDADGRVLLAQRPEGKQLAGLWEFPGGKVEPGETPEETVVRELKEELGIDTKVACLAPLTFASHAYETFTLLMPLFVCRRFWGIPQPQEGQVLKWVRPNKMRDYPMPPADEPLIPFLIDLL; encoded by the coding sequence ATGAGTGAACCGAAGAAACTCCTGCTCGTCGCTGCCTGCGCGCTGGTGGATGCCGACGGCCGCGTGCTTCTGGCGCAGCGGCCGGAAGGCAAGCAACTGGCGGGTCTCTGGGAATTTCCCGGCGGCAAGGTCGAGCCGGGCGAAACGCCGGAGGAAACCGTCGTTCGCGAGTTGAAGGAAGAGCTTGGCATCGACACGAAAGTCGCCTGTCTCGCGCCGCTCACCTTCGCCAGCCACGCCTACGAGACCTTCACGCTTCTGATGCCGCTTTTCGTGTGCCGGCGCTTCTGGGGCATTCCCCAGCCGCAGGAGGGCCAGGTCCTCAAATGGGTTCGTCCCAACAAGATGCGGGACTATCCCATGCCGCCCGCCGACGAGCCGCTGATCCCCTTCCTGATCGACCTCCTCTAG